Within the Kribbella aluminosa genome, the region ACCTCGCGGTCGCGGCCGACGAGCAGACCATCGGCCTGGGCTTCCCGCGGGAGGAACGCGCCGCCGCGCTGGCCGCCGAACCGGACAAGTTCCTCCCGCCGCGCCCGTCCGACGAGCGCTTCCAGTGGATCGAGCTCAACCTGGCGGCCGTCGAGTACGACGAACTCCGCGAACTGGTCCTGGATGCCTGGTCGATGTGCGTCCCGAAGAAGGTCCGCACCGCCTATTTCGGGGACTGACCGACCACGACCGGCGTGTCCGCACTGCCGATCAGGCCGAGCAACTCGGTGGCTTCGGCCGCGACTGCCTGCTGTTCGTCTGCGGTGAGCGGCTCGTGGGGGGTGATCTGCAGACTCGTGCCGCGGTGGTGACGCCAGTCGGCCCGGTAGTCGCCGTCGATCAGGACGGTGCCGATCGCGGCGCCGTTGCCGGGCGGGAGCGGCACCGGGCGTCCGGCCGGGTTCACGCGCCGCCGGTCGGCGTGCGACAGCAGCAGGTTGTCGTACTCCGGGAGGAACCGGACCGGCGCGGGCGTCCCGGGATCAGGCAGCGGTCCATCCGGTACGTCGAACAGCTCCCGCCCGTCCTCGTCGGCGTACACGCGCAGTCC harbors:
- a CDS encoding MmcQ/YjbR family DNA-binding protein; protein product: MAVYRGNVVDLTDIRAITADLPRSYEVLVRDRIKFRVGQIVYLAVAADEQTIGLGFPREERAAALAAEPDKFLPPRPSDERFQWIELNLAAVEYDELRELVLDAWSMCVPKKVRTAYFGD